A stretch of DNA from Erwinia aphidicola:
AAGATCCGTACTGGCCGTGCATCTCCGGCTATCCTCGACGGTATCATGGTTGATTACTACGGTTCTGCTACTCCGCTGCGCCAGCTGGCAAGCGTCACGGTAGAAGACTCCCGCACGCTGAAAATCAACGTGTTTGACCGTTCTATCAGCAACGCAGTTGAAAAAGCGATCATGTCTTCCGACCTGGGCCTGAACCCAATGTCAGCGGGCACCGATATTCGCGTTCCGCTGCCAGCGCTGACCGAAGAGCGTCGTAAAGATCTGATCAAGATCGTGCGCGGCGAAGCCGAGCAGGGCCGCGTATCCGTGCGTAACGTGCGTCGTGATGCTAACGACAAAGTGAAAGCGCTGCTGAAAGACAAAGAGATCAGTGAAGACGACGATCGTCGCTCACAGGAAGAGATCCAGAAAATGACCGACGTCGGTATCAAGAAAATTGATGCTGCGCTGGCAGAGAAAGAAGCGGAGCTGATGGACTTCTGATCCCATCATAATCCGATGAAACGCCGCACAGATTACCGTTCGTATGAAGGGT
This window harbors:
- the frr gene encoding ribosome recycling factor, with the translated sequence MINDIKKDAEVRMEKCVEAFKNNISKIRTGRASPAILDGIMVDYYGSATPLRQLASVTVEDSRTLKINVFDRSISNAVEKAIMSSDLGLNPMSAGTDIRVPLPALTEERRKDLIKIVRGEAEQGRVSVRNVRRDANDKVKALLKDKEISEDDDRRSQEEIQKMTDVGIKKIDAALAEKEAELMDF